The DNA window CGTACTTTCAAAGACAAACAGCACATAAATCAAAACACCACTTAATGCAGAGGGCAAGTTAGCATGTGCTTTTAGTTTGTTCCTTTGAAGAGATTTCATTAGATCATTTGCTTTTACCAATTATGGCTttactgaatgttttaaaaatatgtagcatCAGAAAATTCTATAGAGTTAGAAGAGATATCTGAGTAAAATATTGTTGCTTCATTCTCATTTCAAACACATCATGTAAGCTATACttacagaaaataacattatAAAAATCCAAGTAATATTAAtcatgaaaaagaattaaaacttccTATTTATTCATTTATCAGATGTCATAACGCTAATGTTAATGTTTTGGGTCATTTAAGTGGGTGCTATGCAAACTTAGTAGCACTGGAAAATTATTCTACCTTGATGTATGTCTTAAACACTGACTACAGACAATAAATATTTAGGGCATATAACAGTGGCAGCTGGTCAAGCTTAACCCTAAAATTGACTGTGTATCTTGCCATATCACAAAGCTCACCTGACAAATCAAATCAGCCTCTAAGGAAGCCAGAATGGACTTGCAATACAGGCACTCCAGTTTGGGACTGAGCAAACACCCTGCTTGCAGCAGCCGAACGGACCGAAGGCAGCACCACGCGGATGCGGTAGCAGGAATTCCAGCTCCACACTTTGTTCCCTGGGGCTGGGCTAAGCCACTTGCACCGGCTCGGTACTGTACTCCTGTTCTCACTCATGATCACAATGTGATTTTCCAGTATTGTGACAATTCCAAAAAATACAGAATCTGCTTTGACAGACCATTTGTAGCTATGGAAATAGCGATGTCTCTGACAATTCACTAAGAAGTTTTTAAACAATTGTTGAGTGGGCACTCAGCTCTTCAAAAAAGTTCTAGCAAGTCACTGCAGTTAACATTAAAacaactctcagaaaaaaaaataattcagaaaagcaaatcaTTAACACCGCTGCTGGGGCCAAGCATCCCTGATCTGGGCAACACAAAAGCTGCCATATTGATTAGCCCAAGAGTCCACCTAATCCACCGCTCCATTCCCTGTGGTGCCGAGCAGTGAGTGCGTAGGAAGGGAGCAAGAACAAGAGCAGCACACACCGATCCTTCCTCCGGCATCTGGCTGCCCATAGCTTAGGAACTAAgtcagaaaaaattaaataccaGAATTCTACTGATTTTGTATTCAACAGTTTAAGGTAGATGTGAAGGTTTAAAATGTTTACAacagtttaaaggaaaaagtgGCAGAGGAGGCATATTATTTTGGCTGCATTGGTATTCACATTTTGTACTGCCTCTGCTCACACAGTGGAGGATCTGCACAGCCTGCACAGACTGCCACCTCTCCAGTATGCCAAGTTCtcttcaaatatttgctttttaatcaaCAAATTATTTGAGCTGCTCTGTTTATTCTCTGTCTTTTTAAGAGCTCCTGTTCTGCATTTGAATGATAAAAGCCTACAGCTCTTTCAAATTTAGGGTTGTATTTCTGAGCTACCTCTTTCAGCACTTTTCGCATTTCCTATTACAATTCACAGAACTAATTATACTGCAAATCCATTTGCATTTTCCAGTTTGCAATTCACAGTAGTGTGATAAAGAATTAAGCAATGTTATCAGGTAACTCCCCTTGAAAAAAAAGTGTACTGGCTCCTTGTTACAATTTAGCATTGCTCTTGTGAAATCAGTAATAGCATCAGccattctcaggaaaaaaaagaggaaaaatattggCGATTTTGATTATTGAAATTAGATAAAAAGTGAatctcttaggaaaaaaaggaaaatgaccaCTCAATAGTTGTGAAAGTTGAATAAATATAAGTCTAAAACTATCTCAAAAGATAATTTAATACCTCCTCCTCTCTTAAGGCTAGCTGGATGCCTGGCAGATGCTATCTAATGTGTTATTGATCCAGCGAAGGTGATTCCAAACCACGTCTGCTTCAGTGCTTTATTACTCTtacacttggattttttttttctaatatttaacaTTAATCTCCTGAGTTCAAATTAAAGCCATTATTTCTTGTCCTACCTTTCACCATACATTGGCCCATTAATCACCTTTTTCAGTAAATTACTACACAGTCAGAGACATCTACAAGGAAGACTGGGCAAGGAAtataaaacaaatgcagttcCTCCACAAATCACATTTTCTAAGGTTCCTTTTGGTCTTGCTGCCTTCAGGAAGAATTACTTTTCTGTCTCCGTCCTGCCATCACACTGGGCTGAGAGTTACATTCGATGCCTGATCAACACCAGGCAGAACAATGTAACTGCCCTCTGTGCCCTTTGTGGTGTTATTCGATGTATTTAGTTATTTATAACATCATACTTGCGTTCCTATTTATTGtaattccatatttttttctgcagcactaCTGACTAGACTATTAGTCCCCAttttgtatttgtgcatttgATGTCCTGGTTTTACAAATAGTACTTTATATTTTTGTGAAATTTCTTCTTGTTGATTTCTCCAGCCTATTCAATATTTTTAAGTTGATCCTGTCATTCAACGTGCTTGTAACTTCTTTCAACATGCTGtcattaaaaagcttttgtaAGCACCATTTTTAGTCCATGATTCCAGTTATTGTGACTAATGATGATTAGCTCTTGGGGCGCAAACCCATCTCCTTGTGTTTATTCCTCCTGTTTTGATAATGCTTTATTAGGAAGGATTGGTAACTTTTTCCCTACATGATATATTTTTATGTGGGAGAGCATAAACAGTCACATTTGTTACAAAATAACACACCtactatttatttcctttttatccaTTAAACCAGCTGTCCTACCAAAGAATAAAATCAGATTATTTGATATATACTCTTGACAAATCTGTGTTGGCTGTTCATGGGTGATGCTGGGTGTTTATTTGTAAACACTTCCTGGATGAATATTGTTTcatcattttgttatttttctaatgGCTCTCTGGATGTTGAGCTGAGCCTGATGGACTCATAatttcctcctgctcttctcctaTCTGTAAAGGGTAGTGGGGGAGGAAGGATAGGTAATGTTTTTGCATTGGGacctacacacacaaacacacacactcaaTGGTCATTCAAGAACCCTCTCTATTTTCCAGGGAATTCACCGAGATAATTGTTGCTAATGTTTCAAGGAatgtatttcttcaaatatttctaaacagaactgaaaaatagtCTAGAAACTATTTTCATTTGATAGTATACTGCATCCAAAGATACAGACGGAAAGATGCATGATCCCTGAAAAGACACAGAATAAAAACTGCACAGGATCCAAGGGTAAGTTATTTTAGCACTGTTAGCTTTGTCTACAGGATGCCAGGGTATATACAATAAATGTTTCCActagcttttatttctttaaaaataaacatgccaTTTTATCCCTGGCTTAGCCCATGAAAATACTGCAGAGGTCCTAACATAACAAACTTTAGACTGAAGGAGATTTTGTTTCATGTGTTTTCCTATGACTGCATCCCTCCGTGCTTGCTCATAAAGATCTGCCCTTAAGGAGATTTAGTCTTCATGGTCAGTCTTCTCCTGCTGTAGCCATTAGCAAATATTAGCCATGAAAGCTAGTTTGAGAGCAAGGCAACATAAAAAGGTTTAGCTTTGCTTCCCCTTGTACCTTCATGTTTTTCAAAGAGACTGTTTCCAATGAGCGTACAGTTAAGACTGAACAGGAGAACGTGTCTTATCTGTCCAAACATATGCCACCAAAACTGAAGCTTCAAGTGGGGCAGCCCTGGTCCTCTCTCTCAGGTAtcacgggggggtggggggggtggggtggggtggatcTACAGCGGAGcttccccccaaataaaaaacaacaacccacaccATTTGAAAATACTGCACGGTTTTGTACTAGGCGTCTTTCCTGTTTCCCAGGCAACTTCGGGGAGACAGAAAAGATCCGATGTATTTGTGTTCATTGAGTCAAATACAGCTCGGGATCAATTCTTCATGATAAAGTGGAATGAAAAGAACCCGAAATTGCCATTTGCCGTGATTAAAATCCAACGGCAACTTTGTGTCAGATAACTGACACGGGTCCGTTCGGAAACAGcgagggaaggagggtggcggCGGGCAGGGGTGTCACGGCTCCTCCGGAGGAACCGCTCCGGGATGAATTCTGCGCGCCCAGCAAGGGGCAGACACCTAACAACGAAGTTCCAAACCAAGGCGCAGGGGTGCCGAAAGCCGGTCAGACGCCGGCGGGAGGCGGCATCGCCCGCCAGCACTGCACCGGCCGAGCCGGGGACCCCCACGGGCGGGCCCAGCCCGGGGGTGGTtatcgcccgcccgcccgcccggccttTGAGGGCAGGCCGGCCgtccctccttttccttctcgGCTCGGCCCGCGGGGATccggcctcccctcccgccctcccctcAGCGGGCGCCTGCagggcggcccggccgcccctcgcTGCCGCAGgaggccccgcccggcccggcccggcgtgAGGCGGAGCCGCGCaggacccgcagccgccgccggAACAGCCGCCGCCCGCGCCGGGGCCATGGAGGAGTTTCACCCCCACAACGACGAGGtaggggccgccgccgccgcccctccgaCGGGGCGCGGGCTGTGGGCCGTGACCCGGGCAGGGTGCGGGGCCCTCCGGTAGCCAGCCCCCGGGCTGCCTCGGCGGGCGAGAGAGcccggcgggcagcgctgccgtGGGCCGGTGACAGGCGGTAGTTGTACGGGCGGGTTGCGAGCGGGGACCTGCGGTTCCCCGTCCTTTCGGGCACCCCCGGGGGCTGTGCGGTACCTGGGGGCCCGGCTCGGGGCTGCCCGCGGTCTTCGGTGAGCCTGTTCCAGCGCTGGGAGCTGGAAGTTCGTGCGAGGGGAAGTGGAAGCGGGGTTGGGGAGTGCTGCCGCCCGCCGCGGTGCTCTCGGTTTGCGGCCATTTTTCTTGTCTCGCccctggaagggaaaaagaaaaatatgaaaaaaaccaccaaccaccAACAAGTGTTGGGCCCGGTCTGCGCTGCAGGCTGATCCCTGCCTGCCAGAACTGAGGAGCCTTTCCCTGCCCAGGGGCCTTCCTGCGGGTCTCCAGCTaccagttttcctttaaaaaaagaaaataaattgctcGTAGAGACATTATTGCCCTTGAGGTTTCTGTCCGTGCCCAAGTGTTTGAAATTCGTCGCTGTGAAGAGGCAGATGGCACAACGGCGCGTGCCGTGTTTCCTTTGGAAGCCGAGCTAAACGCTGATGAGTAGGAATGAGCAGAAAATAGGAGGCATCGAAGCTTGCAAGATTTTTCTGTACTTGAGAAAGTTACTTGGGTAAGCTAATGACTGTGGCACCCAGTCTTTTTGATACCAGGGTTGCAAAACTTTGTGTTACCATTTGGCAGCAAGATGTAACCCATGGCTTAGTAAATCTGTGACTCCAGTTAAGACCCAGAGGAAAAGATTTGCCATTTAACTTTTTGTCTTGGAGAATATTCCCATGACAAGCACAGACAGTGGTGGAATTTAAATGTTACAGAAAGTGTAAATTGAACCTGCTTCCAAGCTCACTGAGGACCAAGGTTTTTGGACCCACTCAAATGTGACTAGCAAAACCACACTAAGTAACGTATGTAtggtgctggggaaaaaaggaaggttttAGCGTTATACTAACAGACTACAGAATGCAAATAACCAGACACAGGGCTTGATCATTACATGTTACTTAGAGTAAAACTGCATCATTTGTTTACTTTtctatgaaataataataattaatttttattacagaTGATCTTCAATGCCGATGAGGCCCACAACATAGTTAAGGAGGTAGGTTTTAGCTAACAGCTGTATTTCAAAGAAATTCTTTACCTTACCTTGCACTATACTGAGAGCAGTTACTTTTGTTGACTGTCCCAGATAAATTCATTCTTATATGAAAGTATTACTTTTATCAGATAAAGACAGAGTTTCATCTGGAGCTGCTCTAAGCTTCATCTAGTTGTTGTCTTCAACTACCTAAAGAGGAGAAGGTGGatgagagaagagagagacagaatttGTATTACAGTGGAAAGACAAGGGGCAGCAGTCACAAATTGCAAGGGAAATTCACTCCAatccctccccgccctccccttTATCCAGCTAGAGAGTAGTTAATCACTAGAGGGGTTGCAGGGCGAGcttgtggagtttccatccttagagatttttaaaactcGGCAAGGCCTTGCGCAACTTGATCAAACTTGGAAGTTAGCCTtggtttgagcaggaggttgtacTACATAAACTCGTTATTCTAGCAAAAAAttggaaaacaatttttacaCAAAAAGAGCAGCCTGAAAGTGAGTCGCCTGATGGTCTAAATTAAATACCTAGTAACTGGAAAGTGATTAATGAAGAGCCTGTGGCATACAGATGCTGTCAGGTTTTGCAGGGAAATACCATTCTGAGCAAGGAATTCCTAGAGGGGCTCTGCAGGTCCTTTCCCACCTGCCCTGTCAGGAAGGGAAAGGGCTGCACTTTCAGAACTGCTCCAGTACACAACAGCAAGCTCTTGGGCGTCAGATAAACAACAATTCAACCCTTTATGTAACCGTCCCTGCCTTGAAAGGTCAAATACGGTATGACAGTTTGCAGACGCTGGGAGTAAAGCCAAGCATTTCTGCCTCCGATTGAAAGCTTAACCAGAGCTGAGGAGCTGGGTACATTTCTGGAAGGACCAAAATCCCTGAGGGATCTTGTTGTCCCTCTTTGGTCTTCTGTTTTGTGAATGTTTGTTCCCATTGAATCCTTCATCCAGCTGTATACACTGTGATCAGAACTAATCGGGCTTTTTAAGATCTGGGGCACAAGTCTCTTATGCAGCCTGTTAGTGGGTGGTTAGTGCGTGGGATTCATCTTACTGAATCAGAGGAGAACgtggttttattttacttacCTTTTCCAGGTAAGCATTTCTTAACTGAATTTCTCAATTTTAAGAAGTATCCATCAGCACATGAGAATGCAGTTTAAGAGTCACAGTTTGAGAGGAGACTTTCTGTTCAGTCATTTTTAAGTTTAAACAAGGGTTGGCCAATCTGTAGCTGTGGGAGAACATGCAATTTTCAGCAGTTCAGGTACTTCTTGTGCTGCAAGATATGACCCTTGagtatctctctctttctctcatatCTTCCTCATCTTTTAAGCTAGGGCATGCATTTTGCTGTTGTCACTCTAGCTCTGAAGATTTTGGTACATTGCTCGCATGCTCTGAAAGGTTGGCCAGCCTAAGCTGACATTATTGATTTGAGTAGTACCATTTCCATTACAGTAGCTTTGGAAAGCCTAGCTGGAGTAGGCAGTCATTAGGAACAGTGGGATGTGCTAGTATCTTCACTGGTAAATAGATCCATTCACTTAAAACTTGGTGCTTAAAGCGTATGGCTAAGGTCTTTCCTACAAGAAATGTTCACTCAGAGCctcatttttctctgtgtaatAATGTGGTAAGTATGTACTAAAAATAAGTTGCTGAGATGGATCATTTTTCTTCCCATTCAGCAACTGATACTGATGAACTCAAGTGATTTAAAGTAATCCAATTGCCAGATAAAATTCCTCAGATTATGCAAGACATTTTAAACCTCTACGTTTTGAAGTATGTTTACtgtaactatttttttcccctctattttaGTGCATAGAAAGTGTTTTAGGCAAGGCAGATTATAATCACAACAAAGTCAACCAGTGGACTGCTGCTATAGTAGAACAGTCGCTGACACATCTGGTAAAACTCGGAAAAACATATAAGTACATTGGTAAGTACAAGCAGTCATACTTTTACCACATACAATCACAATAAATAATTGCTGAAAGGTTCATTTGAATGCAGAGCTATATTCAATAGAAAGTTTTAAACAGTAAGCAAAGCAGAGCAGATACCTGAACTCTTTCGTTATGTATATTTTTAGTAATACCTGTGGTAAAACTATGGCAGTTTTACCTGGGCTAAGCACGCTAGCAACACTTAGCACAGAAGATGACATGTTACACAGTCTTTCGTGGCTGGTATCACTTTGGTGATACCACTTTTGGTATCAGTCTTTGGTATCACTTCAGGAAATAATTGCttatcttaaataaaattttcagtagGATTGAGCTCCCTGTAAATATGGACATTTGAAAGACTTTAGTCTTGTATGCTAAGTCATGTCCCATTATATGCACGTCTGTGGAAGGGAAATGGAAGTAAGTAGCAGTTTAACCCACTTTGGTCCTTTTATGGAGCGTTGATGTAATAGCAAGTGTTTGCCCTGTGTTCTGTTTTGAAACTCTTGGATTCAGATTGGCCCTGCTTGTGTGGCCATTGCAGGTCAGTCTAGAAATGCTGCCTGTTACTAGAGTGTGGTTTCAGGGAGCAGTCAGCCAGTACTTTTGAGAAGGAGCTCCCATCAAGTGCAACTTCTGCTGTGCCTGCGAGGACAGGACCTGCAGTCCCGTTCTGAGGTGCACATGACACAAGCCATATCTAAGTAGTTTAAAAGATAAAAACCATAATCCCTTTAGCAAGGATTTTGTTAAAGCCATTGTCTTTATGCAAGTAAAAATAATCATGAAATGGATACCAAGTTCTTGAGGAAAATACTGGGGGCGAGGAGGGTTTCAAAAAAGGTTTTGACTTAGCTGAATGCCATCTGTTAGCCATTTGAAAATGTTACGCAGGCTTGAGTTCAGAAGTACTGAATGATTCACCTCTTCTGCTTTAATAATTAATTCCTTGATTTTATGACTGTATCTTGCAGTAACCTGTGCAGTGATGCAGAAGAGTGGAGCTGGTCTTCACACAGCAAGCTCATGCTTCTGGGATACTACAACTGATGGTAACTTTCCTCACTCAGATTAAAAATTTGTAGTAAAAGAAATGTTACTTACTGCTCAGTTGTAATAGGTTGAACATTTTCAAGAGTGATTGTAGAAGCAGTAGCTTCCAGGAATAGATGCTTGCTTACAATcccagcagaaatattttgttagcGCTCGGTGCCTGCATTAAGAGCGATTGCTTTGTAAATTATGAGAAGCAGGAGTAGAAATGCCTTCATTCTGAAACAAGAGTCAAAACATTCAGTCCTCGTCAGTGACCATAGATTAGTTGAAGAGGTAGTAAAACATTGCTCGCAGTAAATGCAAGTGGGTACTCCTAAACATATCTGCCTGTCTGCTGTAAGGGGGCAGCACTACTTGGGAGGAGGACAGAACTTGGACAGAAATAGTTTGACTAACAGTATGTGTTTCAGTTGCTTAACTATCAGCCAGGCCTTGGATATGTTTTACTGCTTCTAAATTAGttctaaatgcattttttcccagGTTCAAAGTATCATGGGGAAACAAGATTAAAATAATCTTATGTCTGTCACAGACTCAGAAAGGTCTTTTTAGAAGAGGGTACCAAGATTTAACTTTAAAATAGAGATGGCATTAGAAAGTCAAccaacgttaaaaaaaaaatatcataaaatgAAGGTAAGTAGACAAGTGCAGTTTAATCTTCATGTTTCCTTGGCTTGTAAGGCATTAATACAGTAGAAGAGGAAAAATTACAGAAGGTAAATACACAAGAATGTATTTGATCTAgtcttttttctgatttctcctcTAATTATCTTGCCAATTTCAGTATGAGATTTTCAAGGATTTTTGCAAGTCCAGCTTTTAAAGAGAGATACTgaaattgtgttttcctggaaacTGTCTTAAGCATACAAGGCTCATGTTAGGCAGTAAACAATTTACaagttaatgaaaatgttttgaggAGTGTAGTCCATTTATAGCCAAGATGACATGATAGTATTTACCTTAAATCATACCTGAATTATTCAT is part of the Accipiter gentilis chromosome 32, bAccGen1.1, whole genome shotgun sequence genome and encodes:
- the DYNLT3 gene encoding dynein light chain Tctex-type 3, coding for MEEFHPHNDEMIFNADEAHNIVKECIESVLGKADYNHNKVNQWTAAIVEQSLTHLVKLGKTYKYIVTCAVMQKSGAGLHTASSCFWDTTTDGTCTVRWENRTMNCIVNVFAVAIIL